The DNA region TCTAAGAGAAAATGGTGAATAGACATGCTCCATTCCAACTGATTCTGAGTTGCTACCTAACATCAGCTATTGATAAAATAATCATGCAGACCTCAACCAGATAAGCTGTACTTGCCTACGTggctcagtcagtcagtaatttCATAAACTGCTGGCatattttggtttgaccgcccctaccTTTCAACGTACTATACAAGACAACATCGACCGTCTAGGTTGGTAGTGGTTAGGCATACGTGTGGTGTGCTACTGAGGTCGACAGATGTATGTAGTATGTACCACCAatcaaaagtggaatgcctgatGGCaggaggttgagaaaatcgaagagaAAAGAACAAGGATAGAGCGATTGATATGGAAATTAgggaacaacaaagtctgagaccTTTGATTGGTAttgtgcaaatgaagtattactgTATGGTCCTCAGGTTCTACCAAGACATTCTGTAATGTATTAAAATGCATTTGGTTTTCCTCACCACTCTCGTTCACTACGTACGTAAAGCATGTTTGGTTTACCGACAGATATCTATCCTGTGCCACGAGATGGAAAGAGCTAGTCGAGCTTTTGAACACTGCCAAGATTTCATCAGGTGCCGACTCACTAGGCCTATTATAAGTCAGTCGACCGATGGACTCAGTTTTACTCCCAAATATTAGTTCGGAAAGCAGCTCTGAAGTAGCATTTTACATTTAAAGGGAGTAAATCACATTCCGAAAATGCTTGCATTGATGCATTTTTTGTCTCCATCAAACAATACTGTACCATCTTCGTACTCTAAGTTAACAAACAGATCTTCTGGTAGATCGATCCCTGAAAAATTGAACGATGAGAGCACTAACTCCTAAAGAATGTGTATAACAAAATCGATAAAGTAAATAACTAACACCACTTGAAGCTAAAAATCCTCATAGCAGTTTGTCATAATCTCTGACTTAACTAGTAGTGTTCTAGTATGAAGCCCGTATCGAGTTGATATAATTTAGTACGTCTCTAATAGCGTACACTACCATTAAACCTGCTAATCGACTGTCAGACGCTGCCTTTAGGTCAAGAAATAGTTGCACTTATGGTCTATAATCTGATAAGTAATTGTCTGATTATTCCGTACTCAATCCTAAAATCAGCTTAGTTTCCTCTAGTTCGCCCTCTATGAGCCCATGTTAAGCATCAAATGATTGtggaggctagtattttaggcATTATTTGAGTTAAACTGATTCTTTTGTGACCAAGGGACGATTCTTATCCAACCAACTAATTTAAATAGTTGGTGTTCGACTTCTAGGTCACTGTTAAGACCCTAAAAAAAGATATAAAGATACTCAAATGGTAACATCAGTCATCACATGGTGGTTATCTGGAAGGCAGTCACAAAATCGTACAATTCCTCACCGAATgagcccctaaatgccctggtacggccgagagtggggagagtccgctcaccctctcgacatgctctcacatggccatgcgtatatagcctctgccagcaaagtcctactcaccgccttctcgtggtgggggtgttgtttacgaaattgagaggacgaaaagtgaatgttcggcgctttaacccgGTTCGTGGACATaaagggtccacctaggggagttggaaaagcctgattccaaatcaatggtgcacatgggctccagtgtcctgagggaacaaatgacatatgaacctattgtttgTCACCGGTttctatgggactgcatcttcttacaaCGCTCCACAGCCTTGTGAATCGGACCTTTAGGTCggaggctccgggtgtggctccctaagaaaaccacctgcttcggtttgggcacccgagcagtatcacagccctcacacaaatcaaatgagatttgtgtggtgcatatctatttggtacctccttataccaatatctgtgaccaaataataataataagaatgaatACTTTATACATTTTCTTTATTTGGTTCTAATAAAGTCATCATTAATGTAAACTGAGTGGAGATTTAAAAAATACAGTAAACAAACATCCTACATTTATAATATTTCCTGTTTATTTTCTACCTGCCAACATGTGATTCTTCAGATAGTTAGCtaacatcaaaattattcaaatttgaTAGGAAAATCCAGTTACCGACGCCTCAGATTTCCATTCTATCAGTCACACTTATAAGGGTTTGTTGTTGTAACAGCCcatcagtcatctacaacgtaggaccagacacatacatgcatcagcccaagttgccacacctctttagcacaacaaaataagcatcaaattcatagaagtagtcacttcaattgtagtaatttatgaAAGAAAGATCGTGTATAATgacatagtacagaaagaaagaaacagTTCATAGAACGAaggatataaagcgattttaatcttatggtttaaggaaagacaaagagtgtatgcatcgacgccattgtgatagattctggaccatatcacccagagtctccaaccattggttacgacagtcatgtggactccaaccaagcagtatgcatctaccaacatggctaagacgaAAAGTTAGcgacttcaatgactgatgccacTTTTTCGTTTGGCTCCCCATAACTTTCTCCAATCTTCcttcaacactagtcagcattgcgcttCGTGGTAATCGATGTTGAGCCATATataactcgcctggattattttcgGGACTTAGATTATTCTAAAGATTTGACTTATATAACGTCGTTTGGCCGCCACTAACTTTTTCCAATCTGCcttcaacactagtcagctttgcgcgtcgtggtagtcggtagTTGGACATGTGCAATACGtcacccaaccatctcagtcgatgtagattcacaacctcaccaactaaattaccatcattccctagtaTCTtccgtctaacctcactattacttatccagtgatcccagcagatgctggcaatatttctaggacatctgtgatcaaatactagtaacttatgagtatcttctactcttaatggccacgttccGCAGCCGTgaagttcaggtgttgacgcaggtcaGTTCTGAAGCAACGATTTGCAATTAGAAAGGGGGGAAGGGCATCCctaacattctggcattgttgctcagtgctatcaaaagactgcattttagagtcttcaccaaacaggatcatatcatctgcatattctaagtcgataagtggacctcctggtaggagatcaatgcccgagaattcagtcgacgagagcgttatttccatcagtaagtttataatgaagttaaacaaaagtggacagccttgtcggacaccacttgaggttgcaaaatcagatgacagttcgtcataagctctgactcgactagtagtgttcgagtaaagagccttcacaagatttacgtacttctgaggtacgcctttcgatgacagacactgccatacaacctctcggtctacagagtcaaattcTGCTTTTAGGTCAAGAAAGGCCACCATTgccggacgccgataagcatgcctgtgttctagaacctgatgaatggtgaatatgtggtcgatgcagccacatAAAGGTCTGAAGCTAGCCTGATGTTTCCATGTTTGCAGTTCACTAGTCTTCCTTAGGCACCCGATAAATATTGAAGCTAGTATTATAGATGCTATGTCATTCAACCTAATCTCTAAAACCTGACCATCAACCTGGACCAGTTGTCCTTCTCGGTTCAGATTAGTTATAGCGTTTTGATCTTTATTCATTTTCAGTGTTTATCTAAGTCAGTGTTCCACCCATCGCTCTGGATGTCTAGACAGAGAACAGATAAGTGTCATCTTTTTCTGAGATTGTCTCCCACTTGACTCCCTAATTCCGGTTTCTTTTGTTaatctgtaaagctgtcttgtgttacctaAAGCCGCTGTCTTTCCCATCTCTTTGACTTTAGTTGTCTACCACTGCTGACTGTCGTTCCTTAAACTTTTGATTAACATAGATCTaatctattttgtttatcatcGTGTTCGTAGCTGATGGGATAAGTTTATAAGAGTGTCAGTGCAGTAGATGTCgcggaaatccattggtttttcGTGACTctttgattcaaattattaataGATGTCGCTGCTGTTTCCAAGAAatatctgggtcagcctcgtatCCAGAAccacctaagtgtgacctcagttgttcgtGAAATCTGCTTAAGGTCCACGGTGACCTACTTTCTGAAATAGCTACATCGAATGTTCGTCAGGTGTGCAAACTTTCTCCAATTCAATTTTGTTGCAGATAAAACTTTAGCAATGGCACTTTCTTCGTTTGATATTCCAGGACCTGATCTACCAATGGCTTTCCTTATCAGTTTGTGGTACTCAAATGACGTAATTGTTGTGTCGAAGATGATGAAATACTTGTGTCGCGGAGTTATGAAGTGTGTTGCCTACCTAACTTATCTTAGAAGTCTGATCGATCTCGGCGTGTTTGTACTTGGCGAAATTTCGCTCCAGATAAGCGTTGAATGATTATCGAATCTAGTATATCAGACGTTATAATAGTACAATATGTCCTGTTGTTATCCTATGAGGATTTCTAGCTAGTATCTCCGTCAGAATAATTTCTAAAATTAGACCATTATCTTTAAAGACCCGTAGTTAAGATACCAAGTTCTGATGATTCCTATCTGTTTGAGTTAGATAGGACTGTTTCAATTTCGATAAGATTTAGGGAACTTGTTGGGTTTCCACCTTGGTAATTAGAAAAAAAGTAGGTACCTGTTAAACTGTTTCTGGAAGTCTTCCACATATTGTTTTAATCTCTTGAACTTTAAGAGGATCACATTCCTGACTCTTTGATGAATCAAAACAGTTGTCTTGTGTTGCATGTCGTTACTTTTGCTACCCACCATTACTCGTGATTATCGCGTAAACCTTTTTGGTCTACGTCAAGGTTGTCATCACTGTCTATCGTCCTCTCAACCTGCCTAGGTGAGTTTCCGAGCAGACATTGATCTAGTTGAATTTTCCTAGTCATTTGGTGTAAGTTCCTTGAACGCGATCAATTCCGGAGAGGAAGCAGCGGCTGTTCTGTATATATCCGCACTACCAGCCATTTGTTTAGAATTGTCGTTTGTAAACTTTCTGTACACATCAACTAGATTTAAGCATTAGATTAGGCCGTAACATAGTTCCTCCAGTTTCACTTACCACATGACCATGAAGTCATTAAATGTGCAGTCAGTTGATTTTAAGTTTCAAATTAtttgattctttttttcttgtaGATCCGTTTTTTCCCAAACCATTTTCTTTTTATCATGTCTTTTTTACTCCAGCTCATACTTCTACTATATTAATTTCGTCTCACTGTGCTGTTGTGATATGGAAACTTAGGGTGATGCAGTATGTTCCAGGTTCTGCGCTGCCTGACTATTTCATTCGAAATTATAGCTACAATTCAAGTGcctattcaaataaaaaatatccatctgttatttcatttgaaaaatgtgcTTTCTTAACTTTAGGAACttcttattcattctacttTGTAGGTAACAGATTTGAATGCAGTGTGTGACGTCATCGGTCATTTGGAGAACTTCCCGATGACTATGATTCAGTTACAGGATACTAGGATTGGTCAATTGTTACAAACCATTCGTCACAAGGTTGATCCACCTCTTCAAAAACGCATTCGACTTATTATCAAAGCATGGCAAAAGCTACTATCCTCTGAATATTCACATCAGTTTGTCATTCCTTTGAAGACTTCGGACAAAAATATACCTACGTCACCTAGGTCGAATGGCACACCAATTAAAATATCTGCTCGTGAAAGATCCAGGCAACCAGCAGACGCTGTAAATGCAATATACTCTCCCCAGATGAAAAGCTCCGTACATCTCACAAAGAGAAATTTCCCCGATTCTCCCTCAGAAAAACTCAACAAAGATGATTCACAAAAATCTGCTGTGCATCTAACACACCAAAACGATAACTATGTTTCAAATATTTCTAAACGTCTGAAGTGCGTAGACACAACATCAACAGTCTTTCAGGTCAAAAGTCCGAGTAACCTTGTGAATGGTAGTAAATGTATGGAATCACAACCTCAGAATACCGGGTTTAGAGAAAAGTTAGATACTTCAGTACCTCAAACAATTATTTCAACAGCATCTCGATCTCCTTCATCGAAACTCCGAATAGCGAATTCCATGCGTTTGACGAAAGTGAAATCAACTGCAGAACTGGTCCAAGCTGCAGGAGATTGTATTGATTCCGTAACTGCTGACCGCATTCTTACAAACAGAATCAGCAAAGAAGTCGACCCTCCTCGAGTATGTTCAATAATGCAACCCACAAAAACACGTCTGGCTCGTGCAAACTCTGGTTCTCAGTCAAGTTCACGCTGTGTCTCTGCCAATAATAATGAAACTTCGCATTCTCCTAAATGTAACACAATTTTAGATTTAAAGTCGGAAATACCCTTGGAGTGTAGAGAAAGTCCTGCTGTATACGAAAAAGATCACAACCTAACTTCTGATTCGGTTAAAAGTGTTATACCTTTTGTAAACGTTTCATCTATCAATAATCAAAGTCCTATAAGCTATAATAGTGAAAATATATCCAATCGACTATTATTCAAAGATGTTGAGAACAACACTGCGTCAATCGCCCAGAaagttaaaaagaaaaagaagcataAACATCACAAGGATGAAGCTGAAATATTAGGTCCTTCCAGACTACATTCCAACCAACTAAAAAGCCATCGTAAAAACAAAACGGTTTTCCCCCCTGTGACTAATTTTATGAATGATTGGCCTGACCTACCGTGTTTGCCGGAAAACATTGACTGGCATAGCCTTGATCGCAGTTATGTAACTGTCTGTGATAACAGTTCTATAGAAATTTCAGAATATAACTCTCCCCAAAAGTGTACAGTAGGTGCAGAAACTGAATATGCTTGTATTTCTCCTACAAATTTACACTCAATCATCCTAGATGATCAGTATTTACATATACTCCCTTGGGTTGATATGATTGGTTACAAGCGTCATTTCTTCCCTTCTTGTTCCGATCAGGAGTTGAGTGAACTAACTACAATGCCCGAGCCTTGGTGATACATGTGATCCCGTTGATAAATCTTTATTTATGGTGCCTTTCTATGAGATAAACTGACCTGTTCTACTTGCTTCTTTCAACGTGTGACTAATTTTGATGTATCCAAATTTCCTTTGGTTCAACAATGATGCAGATACCATGCAGCATTTATTTAACTCGTCAATAGTATGGTTTTCCGCTGTTCGGAACTGGATTACGTTCAGCTCGGTCTGGTATTTCGACAATAATTCAGTCACTTGTTTGTGTACCGAACATAACTACCCATCTAGTCTAAGTGGTTTTTGGTACTTTAAATTGGTGGACCACTTTTGCCCTGATTGCAAATACACACATATCGAAAGCCCAATCCGTGCTTTTTGAACGTTTTTACTCGTTGTGGGCTCGTAAATTTTTGTACATATATTATTTGACTGTTTGCTTTAtaagatttgaaaaaaaacaaatataaaaaaatacttagacattaaatcttttattgttattttgtcGTTGACTTTTCATTGCGCTGATATCGTCTTAGTCAGTCGCATATCTTTTAATTGTTTGTCTTTGCATCGAGGTCACAAAATAAGCACTTGGGTCTTCTTCTCCAGTCACTTGTTACTGTCTGGATGAAGTTTTTTTCACAGTTAGGGCACTGAAATGAGGAAATGTTATgacttagtttttttttaattatttaaatcctCACGATTAAAACTAGTTCGTACTGCATCATCCGTACCATTATAAAGTGGTCCTGATATAGGAAGGATACCCTTATATGTCGATACTTTGTCGTTTGGTTTGCGATAACTAATAAACAATTCGGACTCATACCACCTGTCACTACTTTATTATCCATCTCACCAGTCATATGTGCATTGTATATCAGGAAGTAACCCGCTTTAGTGGTCAAATAATTCATAGTAGCTTTCGTCTCGATTTAATATGGTTTTATCCCTAAATGTAATAGTCTGTCATCCCAATTTTATTCCCTTACAAAAGCTGGAACCAAATGTGCAATGTTAGCCGTTTTTCGATGCCTATTTCACTGTATAGTAAAAATATATGCGAATCATACATCTACTTGTCGCCAAATGTTTCTGGTTTTTTTCCGGAAACCCTATTAAGTGTTTTGTTTGGGTCACAATTTCAGATAACTCGATGACATCAGATGGTCTTGTGAACAAAATGCGCTAACTAGTAATTTATCTGTTAAGCCCAATGTTGAATTGGTGTATTTCCTCAGAAAGTCTTTATGCCAAAACTTAAGAATTTGTTGCTGCCTGTTTCTGTAAGAAGTGTTACAAGGAAACCATCCTGGAGGACAATTGTTCATTTCTCGAACTTTCCTTTTTGTCAGACGTAAGAGGCAATACTAAGTGGTggttattgatttttaatacaTGCGGTTGAGAAGTTCGGTCGGGACGGGAAGGATCGTAGGTGTTGTTACAACTTGAAGTTGTAGCGTTTGCACACCGTAATGGTGACTCGACCTTTTCTGAATCCTCGTTATTATAACTTCGAGAACCACGTTAGATCTGGAGGACAGTAATCCTATTCATTCATTCAGAATGACTTCCTAAGAACTAAACTTTTGCGGAATGTCTGTTCCGTTTGCACTGCAATTACTTGGTATTGAGGGGTTTCTTCGTGATATTTTTATCCTGACTTTCTCTTGTTGGGTACTATCCTTCATATCAACCAGAATGCACTAAAGACAACGAAACTAAGGTCTGCAGTCAAAACCCATGTGGCTCAACTGTCAGTTTTAGATTTATATGGGTTTTTAGTTCTGTGGTAGGATCCTAGACAAATTTACTGACGTTTTTCTTTCAAGCACAATGGTTTTTGATAGATATGGTGAGTCTGTCACAGGTCTCCGCACCCTATCGATGTACATTTGACTTTTGAAAATGTGAACTATGTTCACTTATCCTGCCAAGCGTCAGTCATTCACTTTGTAATTTCTTCGTCCGTAAATTGGGACAGTGTGTACACGATATGTATGTCATGATATTGAATATGAGAACTCATTTTCTGAGACATCGTGTAGTAAAAATGTATCAGTCAAATTACTTCCGAAAAAAGTTCACCTATTAGTAAAAATGACACCTTCGTTACAATTGTAATCTTACTATACTTACCTTTAAAGTAAGAACAGTTTGCTCATTGCCAGGTAAATAACTAAATGGCAACCTCTCAATCACTTCCATATTCCATGACCTTATCAGTCTGTCCTAAAAGTTGGTATTGATAATAGGATCTACTTTTGATGCTGTTAGAATCCACTTCCCATCTTTCGTCATATGTACGTCATTAATCCAATCTGTATGTCTCTGTTTAAAGTATTCTATAAATAGTACATGGTAATACCTTGAGACACAGCTTGACTTCTTTTTTCTCAGTATCCCATAATATAACACACTTGTCGTGACCTCCAGTCGCCAGATAGATCCCTAAGTAATATTAGGAGTGAAACTTGGTCCTCACCATTATCGTCTATGTCACAGCTACTTATAGAACCAGTGTGACCATCAGCTAAAATCTGTGGTCCCTCTCTCCTGTAGTTTCCAGTCTCAATGTCGTATAGATGAACCGCTTTGTCCCATGATGTTGTTACCAGCAACTTTCCGTCTCTAGCGATGGCTGCCGATGATACAGCATTCCTATGATCACTAagaataatttaatttgtaaattcCACAAATCAAACCGCAAGGTCAGTAATGTTTTGAGAGATCGCAAGTCTGTGCATTTTGCGGATCCATCTGTTGATGTTGTAACTACACAATTTTCATTCGGAGTAAACAGACAACATGTTGGTGTATTTTCGTGAATATCTTAAAGCCAAATTAATCTTATCAGATATGAATGATTTCACCTGGAATCGAAAAAACTTTCTTTCGCCATCTTAAATCCCATAAGTTCATTTGGCAGCTGATATCAGTAACACATACCAAACAATTACCATCCTTGGTGATTGAATGATCAGTAACTGCACCTCCGTTCAGTAGGACAAACTGGGTTACGTAGTGAAAAATCTACTTTTACCTTGAGTTTTAAAGTTTCATAATCAAACAAACAGGTTCTAAAATCCATCCCACTTGATATAATACTGTAGTAGATTAATTAACATAAACATAATCTTACTTTAACCCATTACTGTCTATGTTTACGCTGTTGAGTTGTGTAGCATGTTTTGATGTGATACCTATTTGTTCCCTCGTTTTAAGAGACCACACGCGCAGTGTTTGGTCGCAACTCACTGAGACGACATGTTCAAGTTGGTCGTTGTAACTTAAGCTTGTTACTGAATCCGTATGACCTTGGAAAACAATATCATTAGACTGGTTATAGGAGGTAGGATACAAAATGGTGATTACGTGTTCATTTTCCATTG from Schistosoma haematobium chromosome ZW, whole genome shotgun sequence includes:
- a CDS encoding hypothetical protein (EggNog:ENOG410N36R~COG:K); this translates as MFYAVMSNSLNSIMLKLRNSMDSTQNVTDLNAVCDVIGHLENFPMTMIQLQDTRIGQLLQTIRHKVDPPLQKRIRLIIKAWQKLLSSEYSHQFVIPLKTSDKNIPTSPRSNGTPIKISARERSRQPADAVNAIYSPQMKSSVHLTKRNFPDSPSEKLNKDDSQKSAVHLTHQNDNYVSNISKRLKCVDTTSTVFQVKSPSNLVNGSKCMESQPQNTGFREKLDTSVPQTIISTASRSPSSKLRIANSMRLTKVKSTAELVQAAGDCIDSVTADRILTNRISKEVDPPRVCSIMQPTKTRLARANSGSQSSSRCVSANNNETSHSPKCNTILDLKSEIPLECRESPAVYEKDHNLTSDSVKSVIPFVNVSSINNQSPISYNSENISNRLLFKDVENNTASIAQKVKKKKKHKHHKDEAEILGPSRLHSNQLKSHRKNKTVFPPVTNFMNDWPDLPCLPENIDWHSLDRSYVTVCDNSSIEISEYNSPQKCTVGAETEYACISPTNLHSIILDDQYLHILPWVDMIGYKRHFFPSCSDQELSELTTMPEPW
- the WDR88_1 gene encoding WD repeat-containing protein 88, variant 2 (EggNog:ENOG410V8P6~COG:S); the protein is MENEHSNDIVFQGHTDSVTSLSYNDQLEHVVSVSCDQTLRVWSLKTREQIGITSKHATQLNSVNIDSNGLNIISSGMDFRTCLFDYETLKLKFVLLNGGAVTDHSITKDGNCLVCVTDISCQMNLWDLRWRKKVFSIPDIHENTPTCCLFTPNENCVVTTSTDGSAKCTDLRSLKTLLTLRDHRNAVSSAAIARDGKLLVTTSWDKAVHLYDIETGNYRREGPQILADGHTGSISSCDIDDNGIYLATGGHDKCVILWDTEKKEVKLCLKRHTDWINDVHMTKDGKWILTASKDRLIRSWNMEVIERLPFSYLPGNEQTVLTLKCPNCEKNFIQTVTSDWRRRPKCLFCDLDAKTNN
- the WDR88_1 gene encoding WD repeat-containing protein 88 (EggNog:ENOG410V8P6~COG:S) yields the protein MENEHSNDIVFQGHTDSVTSLSYNDQLEHVVSVSCDQTLRVWSLKTREQIGITSKHATQLNSVNIDSNGLNIISSGMDFRTCLFDYETLKLKFVLLNGGAVTDHSITKDGNCLVCVTDISCQMNLWDLRWRKKVFSIPDIHENTPTCCLFTPNENCVVTTSTDGSAKCTDLRSLKTLLTLRDHRNAVSSAAIARDGKLLVTTSWDKAVHLYDIETGNYRREGPQILADGHTGSISSCDIDDNGIYLATGGHDKCVILWDTEKKEVKLCLKRHTDWINDVHMTKDGKWILTASKVDPIINTNF